A part of Carassius carassius chromosome 32, fCarCar2.1, whole genome shotgun sequence genomic DNA contains:
- the wdr25 gene encoding WD repeat-containing protein 25 produces the protein MASLVDYEDSDSETDQDPQLYHDEGLIISSSSSSSSSSSRVSAAQSGSSGSVKRVLQGSALRPYVPKRQRLETAVVQTEEPAPSVSDGSLLLSQVSERVRPFLGRRQGPVQLPRRMQSRIEAHQGPVNTLQWSPVDHLSHLLLSASMDRTFKVWDGVGEGRCLQTYSAHRGSVRDACWLSCGRRLLSGSFDGSAAVTDVETGQTISRMENGFKLCCVAPRPSDPEVFLCGGFSPEVRAWDARCCKMLRVYKAAVQQTLDVLFLSGGREFISSTDAVSRDSADRTLIAWDFETTARLSNQIFHERFTCPCLGCHPLESSFVAQTNGGYIALFSAQRPYRINKRRRFEGHKVEGFAVHCGFSADGSVLVSGSSTGSVHFYDFQSSRPLSTLHAHQHACVCAALHPIIPGLTATCDWTGEIKIWS, from the exons ATGGCTTCACTGGTGGATTATGAGGACTCTGACAGTGAGACAGACCAGGATCCTCAGCTTTATCATGATGAAGGCCTCATCATCAGctcctcttcatcttcttcatcatcatcatcacgtgTGTCAGCAGCACAGTCTGGTTCCTCCGGCTCCGTGAAGAGAGTCCTGCAGGGTTCTGCGCTGAGGCCGTATGTTCCTAAGAGACAGAGACTAGAGACCGCAGTGGTTCAGACTGAAGAACCGGCTCCGTCTGTATCTGATGGGTCTCTGCTGCTGTCTCAGGTGTCCGAGAGGGTCCGGCCGTTTCTGGGCCGAAGGCAGGGTCCGGTCCAGCTGCCCAGACGCATGCAGAGCCGCATCGAGGCCCATCAGGGTCCAGTGAACACACTGCAGTGGAGTCCAGTGGATCATCTCAGTCATCTGCTGCTGTCCGCATCCATGGACAGAACCTTCAAG GTGTGGGATGGTGTTGGCGAGGGGCGGTGCTTACAGACTTACTCCGCCCACCGTGGCTCTGTGCGAGATGCCTGTTGGCTGTCCTGTGGGCGACGCCTCCTCTCAGGCTCGTTCGACGGCAGCGCAGCGGTCACTGACGTGGAGACCG GTCAGACGATCTCCCGGATGGAGAATGGATTTAAGCTGTGCTGTGTCGCCCCGCGTCCCTCTGACCCTGAGGTGTTTCTGTGCGGAGGCTTCAGTCCAGAGGTCAGAGCCTGGGACGCTCGCTGCTGTAAG atgCTGCGGGTCTATAAGGCGGCGGTTCAGCAGACGCTGGACGTCTTGTTCCTGAGCGGCGGGAGAGAGTTCATCAGCAGCACTGATGCGGTCAGCCGAGACTCTGCTGACCGGACGCTCATCGCCTGGGACTTTGAGACGACCGCCAGACTCTCCAACCAGATCTTCCAC gaGCGCTTCACCTGTCCGTGTCTGGGGTGTCACCCGCTGGAGAGCAGTTTCGTGGCTCAGACTAACGGTGGATACATCGCTCTGTTCTCCGCACAGAGACCCTACAGGATCAACAAGAGACGCCGCTTCGAAGGACACAAG GTGGAGGGttttgcagtgcattgtgggttcTCTGCAGACGGCAGTGTTCTGGTCTCTGGTAGTTCTACAGGTTCTGTGCACTTCTATGACTTCCAGAGCTCACGTCCCCTGAGCACGCTTCACGCTCACCAACACGCCTGCGTCTGCGCCGCGCTGCATCCCATAATTCCCGGCCTCACGGCCACGTGTGATTGGACGGGAGAGATCAAGATCTGGAGCTGA
- the LOC132113338 gene encoding leukocyte elastase inhibitor-like: MRIMFHYLYEELYKEGEYKTEDEKRSLQLVNRLYGEQTVDFKEDFLDECEEWCFASFRTADFKTDPEAARKKINSWVKNKTYGKLKDLLDSEEVEEVTRLALISAVFFEKKWATSFTPMVPNKDMMVMMGKTDKLPLGTIPHRQNKKLPTEAQILEIPYENHHLSMIIILPNNSEVKCQ; encoded by the exons ATGAGAATTATGTTCCACTATCTGTATGAGGAGCTCTACAAAGAAGGAGAGTACAAGACTGAAGACGAGAAGAGAAGCCTGCAGCTGGTTAATCGCTTGTACGGAGAACAGACGGTCGATTTTAAAGAA GATTTCCTAGACGAATGTGAGGAGTGGTGTTTTGCCAGCTTCAGGACTGCTGACTTCAAGACGGATCCTGAAGCGGCGAGAAAAAAGATCAATAGCTGGGTGAAGAATAAGACTTACG GAAAACTGAAGGATTTGTTGGATTCAGAAGAAGTGGAAGAGGTCACAAGACTTGCTCTTATCAGTGCAGTGTTCTTCGAGAAGAAGTGGGCCACCAGCTTCACACCTATGGTCCCCAACAAG GATATGATGGTTATGATGGGTAAGACGGATAAGCTTCCTCTGGGAACTATCCCACACAGACAAAATAAAAAGCTTCCCACTGAAGCTCAGATTCTGGAGATCCCTTATGAGAATCATCATCTGAGCATGATCATTATACTCCCAAACAACAGTGAAGTAAAGTGTCAGTGA